In a single window of the Thermoplasmata archaeon genome:
- a CDS encoding glycosyltransferase — protein MRILVVQESNWIERGPHQSHHLFERLKQRGHEIRVIDFDIGWRSRSPRPLVSRRKRLRGRAKVIPGSDILVIRPPTLNLPVLDYVSLALTHRLEIHRQIREFRPDVLVGLGILNAHAGIRLARRAGIPFVYYLIDELHQLVPQPLFRGLARSIERGNMRRASLVLAINQALRDYALAMGATPERAKVIPAGIDVELYRWSGDGVIVRERLGLASDDLVLFFMGWVYEFSGIREIAERLAMGEGREEHVKLLVVGKGDVWQELATMAKKRAAEDRIKMVGFRPYAEMPGFLAAADVCLLPAYDIETMRNIVPIKVYEYLAAGKPVIATELPGLVKEFGEGHGVVYVRDPRDVIRMATDLARAGALQELGAAGREFVARNDWTSITDSFESLLESLTNRPGARASPRA, from the coding sequence TTGCGCATTCTTGTCGTCCAAGAGTCGAATTGGATCGAACGGGGGCCCCACCAGAGCCACCATCTCTTCGAGCGGCTGAAGCAACGAGGCCACGAAATCCGTGTCATCGACTTCGACATTGGGTGGCGAAGTCGCTCCCCGCGACCCCTAGTCTCACGTCGCAAAAGGCTTCGGGGCCGGGCCAAGGTGATCCCAGGATCCGACATTCTGGTCATCCGGCCCCCCACGCTCAACCTGCCCGTCCTCGACTATGTCTCCCTTGCCCTGACGCATCGCCTTGAGATTCACCGTCAAATCCGGGAGTTCCGGCCGGACGTGCTCGTCGGCCTGGGCATCCTGAACGCTCACGCCGGTATTCGGCTCGCGCGGCGGGCTGGCATCCCCTTCGTGTACTACCTGATCGACGAGCTCCACCAGCTCGTGCCGCAGCCCCTGTTCCGAGGTCTCGCGCGGTCGATTGAGCGAGGCAACATGCGCCGCGCGTCCCTCGTCCTTGCCATCAACCAGGCCCTCCGAGACTATGCCTTGGCCATGGGGGCGACCCCTGAGAGGGCCAAGGTCATCCCTGCAGGCATCGACGTGGAACTGTATCGCTGGTCCGGGGACGGCGTCATCGTCCGCGAGCGCCTCGGTCTCGCGAGCGACGATCTCGTCCTCTTCTTCATGGGCTGGGTCTACGAGTTCTCAGGCATTCGCGAGATCGCCGAACGTCTTGCGATGGGGGAGGGACGGGAGGAACACGTCAAGTTGCTCGTCGTGGGCAAGGGGGATGTCTGGCAGGAGCTAGCGACTATGGCCAAGAAGCGCGCCGCCGAAGACCGCATCAAGATGGTGGGGTTCCGGCCGTACGCCGAGATGCCCGGATTCCTTGCGGCCGCCGATGTCTGCCTCCTCCCGGCGTATGACATCGAGACCATGCGGAACATCGTACCCATCAAGGTGTACGAGTACCTGGCCGCAGGGAAGCCCGTGATCGCGACCGAGTTGCCCGGTCTCGTGAAGGAGTTCGGGGAGGGACACGGGGTCGTGTATGTCCGGGATCCTCGGGATGTGATCCGCATGGCGACCGATTTGGCTCGGGCGGGTGCCCTCCAGGAACTCGGCGCCGCCGGACGGGAGTTCGTCGCTCGGAACGATTGGACGTCCATCACGGACTCGTTCGAGTCCCTTCTGGAAAGCCTGACGAACCGTCCGGGCGCTCGTGCGTCACCGCGCGCTTGA
- a CDS encoding NAD-dependent epimerase/dehydratase family protein yields YLWNTVRGPTIQYLRGDVLRNADLSRAFRAKPQVVYHLAAHFANQNSVDHPEHDLRTNGMGILRVLEHARKADVERFIYASSGCGIYGSDTPMPFTEDYVSMDLYTPYQVTKMLGELYTNMYHNLYDLPVVNARFFNSYGPGEVPGKYRNVIPNFFFWAMHGQPLPITGTGEETRDFTYVGDIVNGLVAAAVYDRAVGEAINLAAGREIKILDLANRVNAITGNHAGIVFRERRNWDKKNRLLASIDKARRILHYEPRTDFQTGLKNVHGWFEKNWKNIVKSAEF; encoded by the coding sequence CCTACCTATGGAACACCGTGCGCGGTCCCACGATCCAGTACCTGCGGGGGGACGTCCTTCGCAACGCAGACCTCAGCCGGGCCTTCAGGGCCAAACCCCAGGTCGTCTACCACCTGGCCGCGCACTTCGCCAACCAGAACTCCGTGGACCATCCGGAGCACGACCTGAGGACCAACGGCATGGGCATCCTTCGCGTGCTCGAACACGCCCGCAAGGCCGACGTCGAGCGCTTCATCTACGCCTCCTCGGGCTGCGGGATCTACGGCTCAGACACCCCGATGCCCTTCACGGAGGACTACGTGTCCATGGACCTCTACACGCCGTACCAGGTCACGAAGATGCTCGGGGAACTCTACACGAACATGTACCACAACCTGTACGACCTCCCCGTCGTCAACGCCCGGTTCTTCAACAGCTACGGACCCGGCGAGGTCCCCGGCAAGTACCGCAACGTGATCCCGAACTTCTTCTTCTGGGCAATGCACGGCCAGCCGCTGCCGATCACGGGCACGGGGGAGGAGACGCGGGACTTCACGTACGTGGGGGACATCGTGAACGGCCTTGTCGCGGCCGCGGTCTACGACCGGGCCGTCGGCGAGGCCATCAACCTGGCCGCGGGACGGGAGATCAAGATTCTCGACCTCGCGAACCGGGTCAACGCGATCACGGGCAACCACGCCGGCATCGTGTTCAGGGAGCGTCGGAACTGGGACAAGAAGAACCGGTTGCTCGCCTCAATCGACAAGGCGCGCAGAATCCTGCACTACGAGCCCCGGACGGACTTCCAGACCGGTCTGAAGAACGTCCACGGGTGGTTCGAGAAGAACTGGAAGAACATCGTGAAGTCGGCGGAGTTCTGA